One segment of Desulfovibrio sp. X2 DNA contains the following:
- a CDS encoding DUF309 domain-containing protein, with amino-acid sequence MTAIPDDPSSLAPPFRSPGEKPRSPKDTLALAVEQFNAGAYFACHETLEELWLAEKEPLRALYQGILQIAVALFHERQGNRRGAVRLLESGMALCTPFSPTAQGLDVAGLLAGAGDCLAALCEAPGSGSGNPPASCSLRITYSSDPTGDGSDRFQP; translated from the coding sequence ATGACGGCCATTCCCGACGACCCGTCGTCGCTGGCACCGCCTTTTCGCTCGCCCGGCGAAAAGCCCCGTTCTCCGAAAGATACCCTTGCCCTGGCCGTGGAGCAGTTCAACGCCGGGGCCTATTTCGCCTGCCACGAGACGCTCGAGGAGCTGTGGCTCGCGGAGAAGGAGCCGTTGCGCGCCCTGTACCAGGGCATCCTGCAGATAGCCGTGGCCCTGTTTCACGAGAGGCAGGGCAACAGGCGCGGCGCGGTACGCCTTCTCGAAAGCGGCATGGCCCTCTGCACCCCGTTTTCCCCGACGGCCCAGGGGCTCGACGTCGCCGGGCTGCTCGCGGGCGCGGGCGATTGTCTCGCCGCGCTGTGCGAGGCGCCCGGAAGCGGTTCCGGAAACCCGCCCGCGTCCTGCTCCCTGCGCATCACCTACTCCTCCGATCCCACCGGCGACGGAAGCGACCGTTTTCAGCCATGA
- the hslU gene encoding ATP-dependent protease ATPase subunit HslU: MSNDITNGAAKPSRLPARDPDDFEATTSLTPREIVSELDRYVIGQAEAKRMVAIAMRNRWRRMRLDPSLRDEIAPKNIIMMGPTGVGKTEIARRLAKLCKSPFFKVEATKFTEVGYVGRDVESMVRDLMEIGVNLVKGEEAAKVKVQAEKRAEDMLLDLLLPGSRPPESGAVPGTPDAPPPPPDPASTREKFRKLWREGKLDDREVELDVAVQGGPQSEIMAIPGMEDMGFQLKDMLANVFPQKRKRRRTKVRDAYELLIQQESEKLVDMDRVMDIARARVEQSGILFIDEIDKICTGERKGGQGAEVSREGVQRDLLPVVEGCVVNTKYGMVKTDHILFIAAGAFHTAKPSDLVPELQGRFPLRVELTDLGADDFYRILTEPKNALSVQYTALLGTEGLSVEFADDALREIAEVAEEINRETENIGARRLSTIMERLLSELSFNAPDMGGQQVRIDREYVRNALADVREDRDLSRYIL; encoded by the coding sequence ATGAGCAACGACATCACCAACGGCGCGGCCAAGCCCTCCCGGCTGCCCGCGCGCGACCCGGACGACTTCGAGGCCACGACCTCGCTCACGCCGCGCGAGATCGTCTCCGAGCTGGACCGCTACGTCATCGGCCAGGCCGAGGCCAAGCGCATGGTGGCCATCGCCATGCGCAACCGCTGGCGCCGCATGCGGCTCGATCCCTCCCTGCGCGACGAGATCGCGCCCAAGAACATCATCATGATGGGCCCCACGGGCGTGGGCAAGACCGAGATCGCCCGCCGCCTGGCCAAACTCTGCAAGTCGCCCTTCTTCAAGGTCGAGGCCACCAAGTTCACCGAGGTTGGCTACGTGGGCCGCGACGTGGAGTCCATGGTCCGCGATCTCATGGAGATCGGCGTGAACCTGGTCAAGGGCGAAGAGGCGGCCAAGGTCAAGGTCCAGGCCGAGAAGCGCGCCGAGGACATGCTCCTCGACCTGCTCCTGCCCGGCAGCCGTCCGCCCGAGAGCGGCGCCGTTCCCGGCACGCCCGATGCCCCTCCCCCGCCGCCCGACCCGGCCTCCACGCGCGAGAAGTTCAGGAAGCTCTGGCGCGAGGGCAAGCTCGACGACCGCGAGGTGGAGCTGGACGTCGCCGTGCAGGGCGGACCGCAGAGCGAGATCATGGCCATTCCGGGCATGGAGGACATGGGCTTCCAGCTCAAGGACATGCTCGCCAACGTCTTTCCCCAGAAGCGCAAACGCCGCCGCACCAAGGTACGCGACGCATACGAACTGCTCATCCAGCAGGAGAGCGAGAAGCTCGTGGACATGGACCGGGTCATGGACATCGCCCGCGCCCGCGTGGAGCAGTCCGGCATCCTGTTCATCGACGAGATCGACAAGATCTGCACGGGCGAGCGCAAGGGCGGCCAGGGCGCGGAAGTCTCGCGCGAAGGCGTGCAGCGCGACCTGCTGCCCGTGGTCGAGGGCTGCGTGGTGAACACCAAGTACGGCATGGTCAAGACCGACCACATCCTGTTCATCGCCGCGGGCGCCTTCCACACGGCCAAGCCCTCGGACCTCGTGCCCGAGCTGCAGGGCCGCTTCCCGCTGCGCGTGGAGCTGACGGACCTGGGAGCCGACGACTTCTACCGCATCCTGACCGAGCCGAAGAACGCCTTGTCCGTGCAGTACACGGCGCTGCTCGGCACCGAGGGGCTGTCCGTGGAGTTCGCGGACGATGCGCTGCGCGAGATCGCCGAGGTGGCCGAGGAGATCAACCGCGAGACCGAGAACATCGGCGCGCGCAGGCTCTCCACGATCATGGAGCGCCTGCTCTCCGAACTTTCCTTCAACGCCCCGGACATGGGCGGACAGCAGGTGCGCATCGACCGCGAGTACGTGAGGAACGCGCTCGCCGACGTGCGCGAGGACCGCGACCTGTCCCGCTACATTCTCTAG
- the argB gene encoding acetylglutamate kinase, producing the protein MSDACITAQDKARMIMEALPFIRKFHGQTIVIKYGGHAMVDETLKQQFAQNVLLLKYVGINPVIVHGGGPQIKEMLGKLNIQSEYRQGLRVTDDATMDVVEMVLVGKVNKQIVGLLNRHGGKAVGLSGKDGGLLTARKLEMVLERKDAPPEIIDLGKVGEVMAVNNSLIRSLQSEGFIPVIAPVGVDEEGLTYNINADSVAGAVAAALRAKRLLLLTDVSGVLDRDKNLIPSFTRMQAVQAMEDGTVTGGMIPKLKCCLEAVEHGVEKVQIIDGRVENSILLELFTDTGIGTEIVI; encoded by the coding sequence ATGAGTGACGCCTGCATCACCGCCCAGGACAAGGCCCGCATGATCATGGAGGCCCTGCCCTTCATCCGGAAATTCCACGGCCAGACCATCGTCATCAAGTACGGCGGCCACGCCATGGTGGACGAGACCCTGAAGCAGCAGTTCGCGCAGAACGTGCTGCTGCTCAAGTACGTGGGCATCAACCCGGTCATCGTCCACGGCGGCGGCCCGCAGATCAAGGAGATGCTCGGGAAGCTGAACATCCAGAGCGAGTATCGCCAGGGGCTGCGGGTCACGGACGACGCGACCATGGACGTGGTCGAGATGGTCCTGGTGGGCAAGGTCAACAAGCAGATCGTGGGGCTTCTGAACCGTCACGGCGGCAAGGCCGTGGGCCTGTCCGGCAAGGACGGGGGGCTGCTCACGGCGCGCAAGCTCGAGATGGTCCTCGAGCGCAAGGACGCGCCGCCCGAGATCATCGACCTCGGCAAGGTCGGCGAGGTCATGGCCGTGAACAACTCGCTCATCCGCTCGCTGCAGTCCGAGGGCTTCATCCCGGTCATCGCGCCCGTGGGCGTGGACGAGGAAGGCCTGACCTACAACATCAACGCCGACTCCGTGGCCGGGGCCGTGGCCGCGGCGCTGCGCGCCAAGCGCCTGCTGCTCCTGACCGACGTCTCGGGCGTGCTCGACAGGGACAAGAACCTCATCCCCTCCTTCACCCGCATGCAGGCCGTGCAGGCCATGGAAGACGGCACGGTCACGGGCGGCATGATCCCCAAGCTCAAATGCTGCCTGGAGGCCGTGGAGCATGGCGTGGAAAAGGTGCAGATCATAGACGGGCGAGTGGAGAACTCCATCCTGCTCGAGCTCTTCACCGACACCGGCATCGGCACGGAGATCGTGATCTAG
- a CDS encoding IscA/HesB family protein: MITMTPQAKEKIDQYFADKDVQTIRVFLSQGGCSGPFLGLALDDAKDADETFVVDGYTFAVDKELLEQAKPIAIDMGPMGFSISSSLVFERSGCGCSSCGTGGCSC; this comes from the coding sequence ATGATCACCATGACCCCCCAGGCCAAGGAAAAGATCGACCAGTACTTTGCCGACAAGGACGTGCAGACCATCCGCGTCTTCCTGAGCCAGGGCGGCTGCTCCGGCCCCTTCCTGGGCCTGGCGCTCGACGACGCCAAGGACGCCGACGAGACTTTCGTCGTGGACGGCTACACCTTCGCCGTGGACAAGGAGCTGCTCGAGCAGGCCAAGCCCATCGCCATCGACATGGGCCCCATGGGCTTTTCCATCTCCTCTTCCCTCGTCTTCGAGCGCTCGGGCTGCGGCTGCTCTTCCTGCGGCACCGGCGGCTGCAGCTGCTAG
- a CDS encoding IscA/HesB family protein has product MIEVTASAKEQLDKYFADKDVSPIRVYLATGGUAGPRLSLALDEPRESDEQVETQGYTFIVEKDLYGKAQPIKIDMSYLGFQVTSAMELGGGGCGSSCGSGGSCSC; this is encoded by the coding sequence ATGATCGAAGTTACCGCTTCCGCGAAGGAGCAGTTGGACAAGTACTTCGCGGACAAGGACGTATCCCCCATTCGGGTGTACCTGGCCACGGGCGGCTGAGCCGGCCCGAGGCTGTCGCTGGCTCTGGACGAGCCGCGTGAATCCGACGAACAGGTTGAAACGCAGGGCTACACCTTCATCGTCGAGAAAGATCTCTACGGGAAGGCGCAACCCATCAAGATCGACATGTCCTACCTCGGCTTCCAGGTGACATCCGCCATGGAGCTCGGGGGAGGCGGCTGCGGCTCAAGCTGCGGCTCCGGGGGCTCCTGCTCCTGCTGA
- the pyrR gene encoding bifunctional pyr operon transcriptional regulator/uracil phosphoribosyltransferase PyrR produces the protein MSSTEVIVTAEEMQTMLGRLAEAVAERHPDAAELAVVGIQRRGADVATRLKAMLDERLGARVRIGKLDINLYRDDWTSLTVQPSIQCTEIPFDLASTVVVLVDDVLFTGRTIRAALEAVLDYGRPKAVELLVLVDRGNRELPIQPDYVGTRVETSPRDHVNVFVRERDEGDKIVVTWA, from the coding sequence ATGAGCAGCACCGAGGTCATCGTCACCGCGGAAGAGATGCAGACCATGCTCGGCCGCCTGGCGGAAGCCGTGGCCGAACGCCACCCCGACGCAGCCGAGCTGGCGGTGGTCGGCATCCAGCGGCGCGGGGCGGATGTCGCCACCCGTCTCAAGGCCATGCTCGACGAGCGGCTGGGTGCGCGCGTGCGCATCGGCAAGCTGGACATCAACCTCTACCGCGACGACTGGACAAGCCTCACGGTCCAGCCCTCCATCCAGTGCACGGAGATCCCCTTCGACCTTGCGAGCACCGTGGTCGTCCTGGTGGACGACGTGCTCTTCACCGGGCGCACCATCCGGGCCGCGCTCGAGGCCGTTCTGGACTACGGACGTCCCAAGGCCGTGGAGCTTCTGGTGCTGGTGGACCGCGGCAACCGCGAGCTGCCTATCCAGCCCGACTATGTGGGCACGCGCGTGGAGACCTCTCCCCGGGACCACGTCAACGTCTTCGTGCGCGAGCGCGACGAGGGCGACAAGATCGTCGTGACCTGGGCCTGA
- a CDS encoding DMT family transporter encodes MTFRLSVLPPWLRLMLLGTLWFSLAQVLIKLLGQNMNFMEIVSFRGMWGVGLCLWMMRRAGGGGFSLGRRRGLLVLRGLLGFTTMACSFYSVTVMPLTDAITLYYLHPVFAAVFSSFLGRERFWGRTSVALALSLAGAIFIARPSFLFGGGAAAPYLPGVIAAVVSAVCGGGVLVCLHELGRTEHPLIPTLYVSVAAASFSLVGSIPIWRWPEGWEWLALAGIGVLTQRAQLDMTKGVALEPAGRASVVGYAQIIFAGVWGALLFAEQPGWNFYCGAGLIIVGSLVSGSGGKGKGGDSMPAPGAPLPPPPADSCA; translated from the coding sequence ATGACCTTCCGCCTCTCCGTCCTCCCGCCCTGGCTGCGGCTGATGCTCCTCGGCACGTTGTGGTTCAGCCTGGCCCAGGTGCTCATCAAGCTGCTCGGGCAGAACATGAACTTCATGGAGATCGTCAGCTTCCGCGGCATGTGGGGCGTGGGGCTGTGCCTGTGGATGATGCGTCGGGCCGGAGGAGGGGGCTTCAGTCTCGGAAGGCGGCGCGGCCTGCTCGTCCTGCGCGGCCTGCTCGGCTTCACGACCATGGCCTGCAGCTTTTACAGCGTCACCGTAATGCCCCTGACCGACGCCATCACCCTCTACTACCTGCACCCGGTCTTCGCGGCCGTCTTCTCCTCCTTTCTCGGCCGCGAGCGCTTCTGGGGCCGCACCTCCGTCGCCCTGGCCCTGTCCCTGGCCGGGGCGATCTTCATCGCCCGGCCCTCCTTCCTCTTCGGAGGCGGCGCTGCCGCGCCCTACCTGCCCGGCGTCATCGCTGCCGTGGTCTCGGCCGTGTGCGGAGGCGGGGTCCTGGTCTGCCTGCACGAGCTCGGCCGCACCGAGCATCCCCTCATTCCCACGCTCTATGTGAGCGTGGCCGCGGCCTCCTTCTCCCTCGTCGGTTCCATTCCGATCTGGCGCTGGCCCGAGGGCTGGGAATGGTTGGCCCTCGCCGGCATCGGCGTGCTCACGCAGCGCGCCCAGTTGGACATGACCAAGGGCGTCGCCCTCGAGCCCGCGGGCCGGGCCTCGGTGGTGGGCTATGCCCAGATCATCTTCGCGGGGGTATGGGGGGCGCTGCTCTTCGCGGAGCAGCCGGGCTGGAATTTCTATTGCGGCGCCGGGCTCATCATCGTGGGCTCGCTCGTCTCGGGCTCGGGCGGGAAAGGCAAGGGCGGAGACAGCATGCCCGCGCCCGGCGCGCCGCTGCCTCCGCCCCCCGCTGATTCGTGCGCCTGA